A single Tenacibaculum sp. 190524A02b DNA region contains:
- a CDS encoding HAD family hydrolase, which translates to MDNIKTVVFDLYNTLVEIKKTNRFFVKLFKTSQDGFGMNLSSYLQLIMKKDIEQLKNILPNEFSRLYDERLNDLMEELDSIVVYTEVIDVLQSLKDDFRIFMISNLASPYRKPVFSNNLDQYFEEMIFSCDVGFLKPNKEIFKEIEKITGNKPNEILMIGDSFKSDIIGAKNMGWNYLKINRNNIVLKDYEIKSLTEIRKYIIQNFYS; encoded by the coding sequence ATGGACAATATTAAAACAGTAGTTTTTGATTTATATAATACGTTGGTTGAGATAAAAAAAACGAATCGTTTCTTTGTGAAATTATTTAAAACTTCTCAAGATGGTTTTGGGATGAATCTTTCATCATACCTTCAATTGATTATGAAAAAAGATATCGAGCAACTAAAGAATATTTTACCTAATGAGTTCTCTCGTTTATATGATGAAAGGTTAAATGATTTAATGGAGGAGTTAGATTCTATTGTTGTGTACACCGAGGTTATTGATGTATTACAAAGCTTGAAAGATGATTTTCGAATTTTTATGATTTCGAATTTGGCATCTCCATATAGAAAACCTGTTTTCTCCAATAATCTTGATCAGTATTTTGAAGAAATGATTTTTTCTTGTGATGTTGGGTTTCTAAAACCAAATAAAGAGATTTTTAAAGAAATAGAGAAAATAACAGGAAATAAACCAAATGAAATATTAATGATTGGAGATTCTTTTAAATCAGATATTATTGGCGCTAAAAATATGGGATGGAATTATTTAAAGATTAACCGTAACAATATTGTCTTAAAAGATTACGAAATAAAAAGTTTAACCGAAATAAGAAAATATATAATACAAAATTTTTATTCGTAA
- a CDS encoding NAD(P)/FAD-dependent oxidoreductase: protein MVKELQLRVNLIEERKEDILKKKASRNLKIPINTITAVKVLRKSIDARKKEVIFNYKVAVYINEPIPNKADYIFEYQDVSNAKEVHIVGFGPAGMYAALRCIELGYKPIVLERGKNVQNRRRDLRAINQFHEVNQDSNYCFGEGGAGTYSDGKLYTRSLKRGDVRRIFENLVYHGATEQILIDAHPHIGTNKLPKIIQNIRETILHYGGEIHFETRVIDFIVKNNKLQALQLQNGNEMLVNSVILATGHSARDIYELLHKKDILLKAKSFAMGVRVEHPQEIIDQIQYSCVGQRDELLPAAAYSLVHQVGNRGVYSFCMCPGGFIVPAATANGEVVVNGMSPSRRNNKFANSGIVVEINVDKDLPKYERFGVLKGLQYQKDLEKLAFNAGGRSQVAPAQRLTDFVEGKLSSSLNDTSYQPGLNSSPLHSLLPKLIGSRLRKGFNAFGKKMHGYYTNEANIVGVESRTSSPVNIPRKENLEHPQIEGLFPCGEGGGYAGGIISAAMDGERCAEAATGNL, encoded by the coding sequence ATGGTAAAAGAACTACAATTACGAGTTAATTTAATAGAGGAAAGAAAGGAAGACATTTTAAAAAAGAAAGCTTCTAGAAATTTAAAAATTCCTATTAATACAATAACTGCTGTTAAAGTATTACGTAAATCTATTGATGCTCGTAAAAAAGAAGTTATTTTTAATTATAAAGTGGCCGTTTATATAAATGAACCCATACCTAACAAAGCAGATTATATTTTTGAGTACCAAGATGTAAGTAATGCCAAAGAGGTTCATATTGTAGGCTTTGGTCCTGCAGGTATGTATGCTGCACTTCGTTGTATTGAATTAGGATACAAACCTATTGTTTTAGAACGTGGTAAAAATGTACAAAACCGTCGTAGAGATTTACGGGCTATTAATCAATTTCACGAGGTAAATCAAGATTCTAATTATTGCTTTGGTGAAGGTGGTGCGGGTACTTATTCTGATGGAAAATTGTATACTAGAAGTTTAAAGCGTGGAGATGTCAGACGTATTTTTGAAAATCTAGTGTATCATGGAGCTACTGAGCAAATTTTAATTGACGCTCATCCACACATTGGGACTAACAAACTTCCTAAAATCATACAGAATATTCGAGAGACTATTTTACACTATGGTGGTGAAATTCATTTTGAAACTCGAGTTATTGATTTTATTGTTAAGAATAACAAGCTACAAGCACTACAATTACAAAACGGAAATGAAATGCTTGTGAACTCGGTTATTTTAGCTACTGGACATTCTGCTAGAGATATTTACGAATTATTACATAAAAAAGACATTCTTTTAAAAGCGAAATCTTTTGCTATGGGCGTTCGAGTAGAACATCCGCAAGAAATAATAGATCAAATTCAATACAGTTGTGTAGGACAAAGAGATGAACTATTGCCAGCTGCGGCATACAGTTTGGTACATCAAGTTGGAAACCGTGGTGTATATTCATTTTGTATGTGTCCTGGAGGATTTATTGTTCCAGCCGCTACTGCTAATGGAGAAGTTGTGGTAAATGGGATGTCTCCCTCTAGAAGAAATAATAAATTTGCCAATTCTGGAATTGTTGTAGAAATCAATGTAGATAAAGACTTACCTAAGTATGAAAGATTTGGGGTTTTAAAAGGACTTCAATACCAAAAAGATTTAGAAAAATTAGCTTTCAACGCTGGCGGAAGAAGTCAGGTTGCCCCAGCACAAAGATTAACTGATTTTGTTGAAGGTAAGCTATCTTCTAGTTTAAATGACACTTCATACCAACCTGGATTAAACTCTTCTCCCTTGCATTCCTTACTTCCCAAATTAATAGGTAGTAGATTACGAAAAGGCTTTAATGCTTTTGGAAAAAAAATGCACGGTTATTATACAAATGAAGCCAATATTGTTGGTGTAGAGTCTAGAACTTCTTCACCAGTAAACATCCCTAGAAAAGAAAACTTAGAACATCCTCAAATAGAGGGTTTATTTCCTTGTGGTGAAGGTGGTGGTTATGCTGGAGGAATAATTTCAGCAGCCATGGATGGTGAACGTTGTGCTGAAGCTGCAACTGGAAATTTATAA
- a CDS encoding YqaA family protein — protein sequence MKANKKRKKNTAPKAKRLHNYYQRTGFYMFIWESLKKAFWPIVGFVVGLILFNKYVYNINDGLQAMTETFSRVGVLTTFFISETLLGLIPPEIFIAWSKKTTNPIINLTILATLSYLGGLLAYFIGRSSLKIASVKNYLEVKMAKHLKNTSKWGGFLILVGALLPLPFAISCLTAGMIKYPFKGVALFGLFRFLRFAFYAWVIFGVVN from the coding sequence ATGAAGGCGAATAAAAAAAGAAAAAAAAACACTGCTCCGAAAGCGAAAAGATTACATAACTACTACCAACGTACAGGATTCTACATGTTTATATGGGAAAGCTTAAAAAAGGCGTTTTGGCCTATTGTTGGATTTGTAGTTGGATTAATCTTATTTAATAAATACGTTTATAATATAAATGATGGTTTACAAGCCATGACTGAGACTTTCTCTAGAGTTGGCGTGTTAACTACTTTCTTTATATCTGAAACTTTACTAGGTTTAATACCACCTGAGATATTTATAGCATGGTCTAAAAAAACAACTAACCCAATAATTAACTTGACTATATTAGCCACCTTATCCTATCTAGGAGGGTTATTGGCCTATTTCATAGGTCGTTCTTCTTTAAAAATAGCATCAGTTAAAAACTATTTAGAAGTTAAAATGGCTAAACATTTAAAAAACACGAGTAAATGGGGTGGTTTCTTAATTTTGGTAGGAGCCTTATTACCATTGCCTTTTGCTATAAGTTGTTTAACTGCAGGAATGATAAAATATCCTTTTAAAGGAGTTGCTTTATTTGGTTTATTTCGCTTTTTACGTTTTGCTTTTTATGCTTGGGTTATTTTTGGTGTAGTTAATTAA
- a CDS encoding DUF1456 family protein, with translation MGGLSNNDVFKKLRVAHKLRDTDIIEICALVDFKVSKAELGAFFRNENHPKYKECGDQILRNFLNGLIIHLRGPMPEKK, from the coding sequence ATGGGAGGTTTATCTAACAACGATGTTTTTAAAAAATTACGTGTAGCACACAAATTAAGAGATACCGATATTATTGAAATTTGCGCTTTGGTAGATTTTAAAGTATCCAAAGCGGAACTTGGCGCTTTTTTCAGGAATGAAAATCATCCAAAATATAAGGAATGTGGAGACCAAATTTTACGTAACTTCTTAAACGGATTAATTATTCACTTACGTGGTCCTATGCCCGAAAAAAAATAG
- the asnB gene encoding asparagine synthase B yields the protein MCGIVCAFDLKEKTEVLRPQLLEMSKKIRHRGPDWSGIYSNDKAIMAHERLAIVDPTSGQQPLFSEDKRFVLAANGEIYNHKEIRKELKQEHTFLTKSDCEIILALYKEKGEAFLDDLNGIFGFAVYDTETDEYLIARDHMGIIPLYMGWDKKGTFYVGSELKALEGYCNKIEVFPPGHYYTRKGGLQRWYSRDWMDYEAVKENQTSIDEIRDALEAAVHRQLMSDVPYGVLLSGGLDSSITSAIAKKYASKRVESDDKDEAWYPQLHSFSIGLEGSPDLAAAKKVSDHIGTIHHEITFTIQEGLDAIKDVIYNLETYDITTIRASTPMYLMARVIKSMGIKMVLSGEGADEIFGGYLYFHKAPDAEEFHKETVRKLDKLYQYDCLRANKSLMAWGIEGRVPFLDKEFMDVAMRINPEDKMINGERMEKWVLRKAFESYLPESVAWRQKEQFSDGVGYNWIDTLKEVVESAVTDEMLENAAHRFPTQTPRAKEEYYYRSIFEEHFPSETAALTVPSVPSIACSTPTALAWDASFQNVNEPSGRAIKAVHEDAY from the coding sequence ATGTGTGGAATTGTTTGCGCTTTTGACTTAAAGGAGAAAACAGAAGTTTTAAGACCTCAGCTTTTAGAAATGTCTAAAAAAATTAGACATAGAGGACCAGATTGGAGTGGTATTTATAGTAATGATAAAGCAATTATGGCGCATGAGCGTTTAGCTATTGTAGATCCTACTTCAGGGCAACAACCTTTATTTAGTGAAGATAAGAGATTTGTGTTAGCAGCTAACGGGGAAATATATAATCATAAAGAAATTAGAAAAGAACTAAAACAAGAACATACGTTTTTAACAAAGTCTGATTGTGAAATTATCTTGGCTTTGTATAAAGAAAAAGGAGAGGCTTTTTTAGATGATTTAAATGGTATTTTTGGTTTTGCAGTTTACGATACTGAAACTGATGAATACCTAATTGCTAGAGATCATATGGGAATTATTCCTTTATATATGGGATGGGATAAAAAAGGTACTTTTTATGTTGGGTCTGAATTAAAAGCTTTGGAAGGGTACTGTAATAAAATTGAAGTATTTCCTCCGGGACATTACTATACTAGAAAAGGTGGTTTACAACGTTGGTATTCTCGTGATTGGATGGATTATGAAGCTGTAAAAGAAAACCAAACGAGTATTGATGAAATTCGTGATGCTTTAGAAGCGGCTGTTCACAGACAATTAATGAGTGATGTGCCTTATGGTGTATTACTTTCTGGAGGCTTAGATTCTTCTATTACCTCTGCAATTGCAAAAAAGTATGCTTCAAAGCGTGTTGAGTCTGACGATAAAGATGAGGCTTGGTATCCTCAATTACACTCTTTCTCTATTGGGTTAGAAGGTTCTCCTGATTTAGCTGCCGCAAAAAAAGTATCTGATCATATTGGAACCATTCACCATGAAATTACATTTACCATTCAAGAAGGTTTAGATGCTATTAAAGATGTTATCTATAACTTAGAAACATACGATATTACTACTATTAGAGCCTCTACACCTATGTATTTAATGGCACGTGTTATAAAATCTATGGGGATAAAAATGGTATTATCTGGTGAAGGTGCTGATGAGATTTTTGGAGGGTATTTATATTTCCATAAGGCTCCAGATGCTGAAGAATTCCACAAAGAAACCGTTCGTAAGTTAGATAAGTTATACCAGTATGATTGTTTACGTGCTAACAAAAGTTTAATGGCTTGGGGAATTGAAGGGCGTGTTCCTTTCTTAGATAAAGAGTTTATGGACGTTGCGATGCGTATTAACCCAGAAGATAAAATGATTAATGGTGAGCGCATGGAAAAATGGGTATTACGTAAGGCTTTTGAAAGTTATTTACCAGAAAGTGTTGCTTGGAGACAAAAAGAGCAGTTTTCAGATGGTGTTGGATATAACTGGATTGATACTTTAAAAGAGGTTGTTGAAAGTGCTGTTACTGACGAAATGTTAGAGAACGCTGCACATCGTTTCCCTACACAAACACCTAGAGCTAAAGAAGAGTATTATTATCGTTCTATTTTTGAAGAGCATTTCCCAAGTGAAACTGCTGCGTTAACAGTACCTTCTGTACCTTCTATTGCATGTAGTACACCTACAGCATTAGCTTGGGATGCTAGTTTCCAAAATGTAAATGAGCCTAGTGGTAGAGCTATTAAAGCTGTACATGAAGATGCTTATTAG
- a CDS encoding short-chain fatty acid transporter, translated as MRATQFIENLFKKYLPSPFTIAILLTLLTTVLAILFTKPENQTLITYSMNVFEFWEKGVWTNGLLVFAYQMMLILVLGHVLVLSKPVSKLIVNVTKYCVNTATSAAIVSCSTMLVAFFNWGLGLIFGALLARKVAEHAQKNNIPLNYPIIGAAGYVGLMVWHGGISGSAPIKINEDGHIKSIMKSVLSEEMLAKIPSIITYSETVFSWWNLIIFLLVILAVSYTFYKLGQKAKPTSINLPVYKMNTDTEVKTKAEKLDNSKLLAYVFGMLLLVVFFYRYTQDIIHLKITPNLINFFMFGLGILLHGSFKRFTNAVGESISDVSGILIQFPLYFGIMGIMKSTGMVGLISDFFVSISNATTLPIFTFFSAGLVNIFVPSGGGQWVVQGPIVVESALKLGVPLPKAIMAMAYGDQITNMLQPFWALPLLGITKLKAKEILPYTLIAMVVGSTVYLLGLLLF; from the coding sequence ATGAGAGCTACGCAGTTTATAGAAAATCTTTTTAAAAAGTATTTACCATCACCCTTTACCATAGCTATTTTATTAACGCTTTTAACCACAGTCTTGGCTATTTTATTTACCAAGCCAGAAAACCAAACATTAATTACGTATAGTATGAATGTTTTTGAGTTCTGGGAGAAGGGTGTTTGGACCAATGGATTGTTAGTTTTTGCCTATCAAATGATGCTGATATTAGTATTAGGACATGTATTGGTATTAAGTAAACCAGTAAGTAAGTTAATAGTAAACGTAACTAAATATTGTGTAAACACGGCTACAAGTGCTGCAATTGTTAGCTGTTCTACAATGTTGGTAGCTTTTTTTAATTGGGGATTAGGATTAATTTTTGGAGCCTTGTTAGCAAGGAAAGTAGCAGAGCATGCACAAAAAAATAATATACCATTAAATTATCCAATTATAGGAGCAGCAGGTTATGTAGGTTTAATGGTTTGGCATGGCGGAATCTCAGGATCAGCTCCAATTAAAATAAATGAAGACGGACATATAAAATCCATTATGAAATCTGTTTTGTCAGAGGAAATGTTGGCCAAAATTCCTTCAATAATTACTTATTCAGAAACTGTGTTCAGTTGGTGGAATTTAATCATCTTCTTATTGGTGATACTAGCAGTGTCTTATACCTTCTATAAGTTAGGGCAAAAAGCAAAACCAACAAGCATAAATTTGCCAGTGTATAAAATGAATACGGATACGGAAGTTAAAACGAAGGCTGAAAAACTAGATAACTCTAAATTGTTAGCCTATGTATTTGGGATGTTGTTATTGGTGGTATTCTTTTATCGATACACACAAGATATTATACATCTTAAAATAACGCCCAATTTGATTAATTTTTTCATGTTTGGTTTAGGTATTTTGTTACATGGAAGTTTTAAACGGTTTACCAATGCTGTAGGAGAATCTATAAGTGATGTATCAGGAATATTAATTCAGTTTCCATTGTATTTTGGAATTATGGGAATTATGAAAAGCACTGGGATGGTAGGCTTGATTTCCGATTTCTTTGTATCTATATCCAATGCAACTACCTTACCAATCTTTACCTTTTTTAGTGCGGGTTTAGTCAATATTTTTGTGCCTAGTGGAGGAGGGCAGTGGGTAGTGCAAGGACCTATAGTAGTTGAAAGTGCCTTAAAGTTAGGCGTTCCGTTACCCAAAGCAATTATGGCTATGGCGTATGGAGATCAAATAACCAATATGTTACAACCTTTTTGGGCATTACCTTTATTGGGTATAACTAAATTAAAAGCGAAAGAAATTCTACCGTATACATTAATAGCTATGGTAGTGGGGAGTACTGTGTATCTTTTAGGGTTATTGTTATTTTGA